The DNA segment GGGTTCGTCGGTGAACGGGTCGACCATCGCGAAGACTTCTACGGCGACGCCGGTCGGGGAGGGTGTCGACTGATCACGAAGTTCCTGCGGACGCGCGAGCAGCGTCTCTCCGCTCTCGGGCGTGAAGTACAGCGTCCCGGCGGCCTCGTCCCAGAACTCCCGGCGAATACACCGGGCGAGATCGAGGGCGAAAGCGAGGTGGTCGACGGCACCGGTCGCCTCGTAACACGACAGCGCACCACGCGCCAGGTAGGCGTAATCGTCGAGGTAGCCGTCGATGGCGACGTCGCCGTCGCGAAACCGTCGGTGAAGCCGTCCGGCCCCGGGATCCCACAGTCGGTCGCGAACGAACGAGAGCGCGTCGACCGCCAGGCCGGCGTAGCGGTCCGACTCAGGCCCCGAATACCGGTCGGCGTCACCGTCGACACTCACACCGTCCGCGTCGACGCCGTCCGCCCCCAGTACTACCGAGGCGTTCGCGAGGGCGTCGATGGCGAGGCCGTTCCACCCGGCCAGCACCTTCTCGTCGCGCGCGGGTCGCGGCCGCGACGCTCTGGCGTCGAAGACGGCCTCGCGAACGGATTCGAGTCGGTCCACGACGGTCGATTTCGCCAGTCCGTAGTTTGCCGCGAGCTCGTCGACCGACGCGTCGACGTTCAACACCGTCCGTCCCTCGAAGTTGCCAGAGTCGGTGACGCCGTACCGATCCGAAAAGAGGTCGGCGTCGGTCTCCGACAGACCTGTACGCGCGACGACCGATGCTATCTCGTCGGGCGTCCACACGTAGAAGGCGCCCTCCACTCGCTCTCCGGACTCGTCCTCGCTCTGAGCGTCGAGCGTGCTGTAGAAGCCGCCAGCCGGGTGGCGAAGTTCCCGTTCGACGAAGTCGACGGTCTCGCGAACCGTTCGCGCGTAGCGTTTCTCGCCGGTCAGCTGATAGCCGGCCAGGAGCACGCGCGTGATCGTCGCGTTGTCGTACAGCATCTTCTCGAAGTGTGGGACCGTCCAATCCGCGTCGACGCAGTAGCGGTGAAACCCCCCACCGACGTGATCGTACAGGCCGCCGGCGCACATCGCGTCGAGCGTCCGCGTGGCCGCGTCGAGGGCCGCAGGTCGGTCGTGGTCTGCGTACAGCCGGAGGAGTGCCTCGACGCGCCGGGGCTGTGGAAATTTCGGCCCGCCTCGGCCGAATCCGCCGTGGTCGTCGTCGGTGGCGCGGAGCGCGGCCTCCCCCACCAGTTCGATCGCGTCCGGTTCGTTCGGTCCGACCTCTGTGTCGAGTTCGAGCGTCGACTCGGCAGTGTCCGTCGCCGGTTCGCTCCCCGATGTAGTTGCGTCGAGTCGATCGGCGGCCATCGACGCCCACTCGTCCGCTCGCGACTCGAGCTCGTCGCGGTTCTCGCTCCAGGCGCTGCGGATCCGTCTGCAGAGGTCGAGAAATCCCGGCGTTCCGCGCTGGGCCTCGCGCGGAAAGTACGTCCCGACGTAGAACGGTCGCCCGTCGGGGGTGAGCCAGACCGAGAGTGGCCAGCCGCCCCGGCCGGTGACGGCCTGACTGACGGTCATGTAGACTGTGTCGACGTCGGGTCGTTCCTCGCGGTCGACCTTGATCGGAACGAACCCCTCGTTCAGTACCTCGGCGACGGTCTCGTCGGCGAAGCTCTCCGCTTCCATGACGTGACACCAGTGACACGCCGAGTACCCGACGGAGAGAAAGATCGGTCGATCGCGCTCGCGAGCCGCGCCTAGCGCCCGTTCGTCCCAGGGTTGCCAGTTGACCGGATTGTCGGCGTGCTGGCGGAGGTACGGGCTCGCCTCGTCGCCGAGTCGATTACGATCCAGCGGGTCGGTCATACGTCCCCTACGGGCAGTGCGTTCAAAAGGTATGGTCTCGCGGCCACCGGGACAGCCCGAGCGGCGAGGCGAGAAAGCGCCTCGTCACGCGCCGTCACGTCCGCCAGAAGGGCTCATCCGGTACGTTTAACAGGCGACTGAGAGTGCATCCGCTATGTCCGTTCGGTCGGAGGCCTGGACGATCTATCGCCAGGCGGTACCGATCCTCCTCGTCTCGCTGCTCGGCGGTCTCTTCGCCGGTCTCGTCCTAGAAGACATGGTGCCGAGAGTCGCGGACTTTCCCGGGTTACTCGTGATGATACCCGTGTTCCTCGCCACGCGCGGGAACGTCTACGGCGCACTCGGCGGTCGGATCTCGAGCGGCCTCCATCAAGGTGTGATCGAACCGCGGTTCGCTCGTGACGACAGACTGGTCAACGCGGTCGTCGCCTCGCTCGTCAACGCGATCGGCATCTCGATCGTCATCGCCGTGCTCACGTGGGTCGTCCTCCGCGGGCTCGGTCGCGACGTCGCCGCCCTGTACGAACTCGTCGCGATCATGCTCATCTCGGGCGTGCTGACCGCCGTCGTCCTCGTCGCCGGCCTCCTGGGCGTCATCTTCGTCGGCTTCGAACGCGGGTACGATCCCGACAACCTCGTCGGCCCCGTCGTGACGACCATCGGTGACATCTTCGGCATGCTCTTTCTCCTCTTCGCGGTGGTCGCCGTGGAGGTGCTCGTCCCGTGATCGGCGCAGGCGGGAGCGTCGAATCCGACGGTGGACTCGACACCTGGTCGACGCGATCGATCGTTCGGACGATGTTTCCCCTGCTCGTCGTCCTCTCCGCGATCGTGCTCTGGGCGGGCCTCACGCTCGAAGACGCCGAGGCCCTCCTGGCCGAGTACGGCCTACTCGCCGTGATGGTGCCGACGATCATCGGAACCGGCGGCAATCTCGGAGCGATACTCAGTTCGCGGCTCACGACCCGGTTTCATCTCGGGATGACCGACCTCGACGTTCGCGATCCCGACCTCTGGGCGAACGTGATCGCCATCGTCGCCCTGGCGCTCACCGTCTTCACCCTCCTCGGCGTGGGTGCGTTCCTCGTGGGACTCGTGATCGGTTCGAGCCTCTCGCTGTCGGCACTGCTCGCCATCTCGATCGGGAGCGGACTCGCGATCGCACTCCTCGTCGTCGTGTTCAGCTTCGCGGCCACGTACGGTTCGTATCGACTCGGCGTCGACCCCGACGACACGACGATCCCGATCATCACCAGCCTGATCGACGTCTTCGGCGTGGTCATCTTCATCGCGGTGTCGTCGCTCGTCGTCGGGCTATGAGAACGGACTGTTTGGATCGAGCGAACGTGGACGCTCCGGATCGGACGGACGTGGTGTTCAGTTCGGACGAACGAGGGCGCTCCGGATCGGACGGACGTGGTGTTCAGTTCGGACGAACGAGGGCGCTCCGGATCGAGCGGACGTGGTGTTCAGATCGGACGAACGTAAAGTTCAGTTCGGACGAACGAGGTCGCTCAGGATTCCGAGAGTGGCTGGACCGACTCCTCGGCGTTTCGCGTTCCCTTCGCGATGAGGACGTCGTGGGCGCGCAGTCGCGCGTCGGCGTCGGCGATGAGCAACCACCCGTCCTCCGGACGGCGGATCGCGATGGCACTCATGCCGGCGTCCGCGTCCAGGCGCCCGTCGATCACGTCCGCGTCGACGAGTTCGCTCCCGGGTTCGACGACGATCCGGGTGATGATCTCGTCCGACTCCTGAACGGCCAGGTGGACGACAGGGTGGACGTCAAGTTCGCGGAGGACCCCTTCGCTGATGCCGATCGCCGCGTCGCTGATCTCCTCGGTGGCGCTCGCGAGGATCATCAGCCCGCGGATGCGAACCGGATCCTCGGCTTCGCCCGCGGCCTTCAGCGCCCACGCGGTGAAGCGCGACTGGAGCGCGTCGACCTCGATTTCGAGGTTACGCACCTCTTCCGCCAGGGGTCGGCTGTCGAAGAGGACGCTGCTGTAGGCCAGGTCGACCGCGAGTTCGCTCACGTTCTTCATGTGAACGATCGTGTCGATCGCCCGCTCGAGGTCGGCGATCTCCGGTGACTCCGGCTCGGCCAGCTCGTACGGCTCGCCGGTGAGTGTCTCGACGACGGGTCCGAGATCCGTCTCGGTCCCGCGCAAGAAGGCCACGTCGCCAGCCTCGACGGTGGTCTCGGGGCCGGGGTCGAAGAGCCACTCGGCACCCCTCCGGAGCGCGATGACGCGGACGCCCGTCTCGGATTCGAGGTCGATGTCGACCAGTGTGCGACCTGCGTACGCGGAGTCGGCCGTCACCTCGGCGCGTTCGAGCGACTCGATCGCCTCCGGGAGGGTCGTCCGCATCGCCTCCGGGAGGCCAGCGTCCTCCAGAAGGATCTTCGCGATGTCGCCCGCCGCGTCGCTTATCTGGTCGGTCGCGGCGACGATCCCGAGTACCGGCGCGAGGCGCTCCGCGTCGTCCGGGTTACGGGCGGCCATCAGGAGACTCATCCGGGCGCGTAGTTCGAGGAGATCCATCCGCTCTTCCAGCCGGAGGACTTCCCGGGCGAGATCGTGGTGCTGGTGGAGGATCGCAGAGAAGGAGAGGTCGATCAGCAACTCGGCCGTGTCCTTCATCTCGACGAGGACGTCCTTCACGCTGACCGGCTCGTACTCGATCGAACCGGCCGAGATCTCGCCCTCGAACGGGTCCATGGGTGGAGAGAACACGCGCTGGCTGAAAAACGTTCCTCACACGTACTGGACCGGTCGTGACGCGGTGAAACTACGATCCAGAACGCGTGCGCTCGTACTCAAGAAACGTCACCGCATCGCGCTCGTCGCGGGCGATCTCCCGCCAGACGGCCGGGTCGATCTCCGGGAAGAACGCGTCGCCGTCAGGCGATCGATCGACTTCGGTGACGACGAGGCGATCGACGGCCGGGAGGAACTGCTCGTAGACGGACGCGCCGCCGGCGACGTAGGCGCGCCCCGATCTGTCGTGACGATCGCGATCGGCACGTTCTGCGGCACGGACGGCCGCCTCGATCCCGTCGACGACCACCACGTCCTCGGGCGTCTCCAGGTCCCGGGAGGTGAGGACGATCGAGGTGCGATCGGGCAACGGCTCGCCGAGTCCCGCGACGATGCTCTCGTACGTTACCCGGCCCATGATGACCGGATGCCCAGTCGTCTCCCGTTTGAAGTGTGCCATGTCCTCGGGAATGTGCCAGGGCATCCCACCGTCGACGCCGATGACGCCGTTTTCGGCCACGGCGACGATCGCGACCAGTTCCAGCTCCGTCTCGATCGTGGGAGCCCCATCCCCGTCACGCGGTGGCGTATCGGAGTTCGTCATCGTCACTCCGCCACGCCGAAGGTGAGTCCGTCGTGGCTCTCGTAGTCGCGAAGTTCGACGTCGGCCGCAGTGATGTCGTCGATGGAGACGTCGCCTACCGAGAGCGTCGGGCGCGAGAGGGGTTCCCGGGCACACTGCTCCAGTAACCCCGGAACGTGGTCCATGTTTTCGTCGCCCTCGGCCTCTGGCGGCGCGTTCGCTTCGACCCACTCGCGAACGTCCCGGTACTCCTCGCGCTCGCCGACGTCGGCCAGTCGGTCTTGCAGCGCGTCGAGGGTGTCTGCGTACCACTCGCCGCGCTCGCCCGCGCCGCAGTAGACGTGTGCGTCGACGATCGTGTGACCGAAGGTACCGGGTTCGAATCCGGTCTGTTTGGCGATCACTTTCGTGAGCAGTGAGTAGGCGGCGACGTTGAACGGAACGCCGAGCGCGACGTCGCCAGAGCGCTGGGTCAGGTGGCAGTTCAACCGATCGCCCTGGACGTTGAAGACGAACGTGTAGTGACACGGCGGCAGCGTCGAGACGGCCGCGTTCGCCGGGTGCCAGGCGTTCACGACGAGGCGTCGCGAGTTTGGGCTGTCAGAGAGGGTGTCGATCACGTACTGCAGCTGGTCGAACGTCCGCCGACCGTCGGCCTCCTCGGTCACCCAGCGGTGGGCCTCGTCGGGCCAGGACTCGCCCGCGAGCTGGGACGATTCGTCCGGGACCGGAAACCGTCGCCAGAATCGGCCGTACGCCGTGTCCAGTCGGCCCTCGTCGTCGGCCCAGGCGTCCCAGATCTTCGTCTCCTCTCGCAGGGTCCGAATGTGTTCTTCGCCCGATAGGTACCAGCAGACCTCGTGGATCATCGAGTTCCAGCGGTAGCCGTCCATCTGTTTGGTCGTCAGGAGCGGATAGCCCTCCTGCAGGTCGACCTCGTAGTGACGGCTGAAGCGCGAGATGGTGTCGACGCCCGTCCGGTTGGGCTTGTACGTCCCGTCGGAGAGGACGTCGTCGACGAGGTCCAGGTACTGTTGCATGGAGAGTCACTCCGTGCGGAAGGTCATAAATTCCGATGATACGGTGCTGTGACGTCCTGTGCGAAGCGAAATGCCGGGCATGAAGCCATCGTTTTGTATTTTGGATCGTTGGGGGCCGGGAAGGATAACTCACACCATAATACCCCCAACACGAATTCGAATCGACGGACCACTTTCGCCTCGGTCTCGGAACCCTCTTGAGACGAGCCTCCCTTCCTCCGTTCGATGACTGGCGACGTCGGTGCGCGAGTGCTCGCGCTTCCCACCGAGATGGCGGCGACGCGGGAGTCAGCGGCCCTAACCGACGTCCGATCGCACGCCGACCCCGATCTCGTCTTGCTCCCGGGCCCGGGTCGCCGACCGCAAGCCGCCGCCCGGGCGCGACAGTACTTCGACGTCCCAATCGTCCACCCGCCCCTCGGCGACGCCGGCGGCACCGTCTCGGAACACGAAGTCGGTAGCACTCGACTGATCGCCGTCCAGCGCGCGACGGCGCTGTCGACGGCGGCCGCCACCGTGGAGCGGCTCGAATCGAACGCGACCGACGGACCCGCGATTTTCGTCTGCGACGACATCGGTGTGACGGTCGATCGAACCACGCTCGGCGCGTCGCTCGATCACGCCGACGCCCTCGTCGACTGCGTCCCCGGCGATCGACGTCTGGGGACGGTCCTCACCGGTCGCCTGCCTGCAACCTACGATCGGTGCTGGGTGCTCGATCGGGACGGCGGCGTCCGCGCCGTCCGCGAACCGGCGGAACTCGGGTCGGACGAGCACTCGACGCCGGACGCGTCCGCCGTCTGGCTCCGAATTCGAGGCGTCGGCTCGATCGACGACTACGGCGATAGCGGGACCGTCGTCACGATGGATCTCGCACCCGGTACGTCGTCGGAACGCGACGGTGCGAGCGACGACGGTGACCCCGGCGACCCCTGGCCGATCCGGAGCGTCGAACCGATCGGCGCGGACACATTCGGAATCCGGGCCGTCGCGGGCGTAGGTGCGAAGACGGCAGGGGCACTGGACGAGCGGGGTATTCGAAGCAAAGCCGACCTCCTCGAGACGCCGGTGTCCGAACTGGCTGTCCTCTCAGGAATCGGCGAAACCGCCGCCCACCGGATGCATCAGCACGCCCGCGTACTCGAAACCGGCGAGCCCTGTCGGGTGACGGCGGAGCCGCTTCCCGGGGAATCCGACGCCGACCCCCCGCTGTGCCTGGACATCGAGACCGACGGCCTCTCGCCGACGATCATCTGGCAGATCGGCGTGTACGACCCTGCGACCGACGACCATCACGCGTTCGTTGAGCGGACCGACCCATCGGAGCCGGGAACCGTGATCGAATCCGTCGTCGAGTGGCTCGTCGGAACGCACCCTGACCGGACGCTGCTCACGTGGAACGGCTGGCAGTTCGATTACAAACACCTCGGGTCCTTCGTCGAGCGATACGTTCCCGCCTACTGCGAAGCCTGGGACTCGATCGCGAAGCGCGACCTCTACGGGTGGGCCGTTACCGACGGGAACGCCGTGCTCCCCGGCCGGACGAACAAACTGGAAGACGTCGCCGACGCGCTGGGGTACGCAGGTTCGGGGACCGGTCTCGACGGGGCGACCACCGCAGCCGCGTACTCGCAGTTCGTCCGGACCGGAGAGCCACTCGACTGGGACCGTCACGAACGGTACTGCGAGAACGATTGTCGCGCACTGTGGACCGTCTACGAGGCGCTGGCCGACACGCCGATTTCAGGTGCGTCTGCAGCCGCGACGCCGTCCGGCCAGACTGGACTCGGTGACTTTTGATCATGGACGGGACCGACGCACCGCCGACCCACGACGGCGAACTGACCGCCAATGACGTGATCGAGACGTTCCCGGGTGACCCGGGGGAGGCGACGATCGTCGACGTCCCAGCACGTGAGGCATCGACGGTACCCGCACGCGACGTCCTCCGTCCGCGCCTGGCCGAGGCACTGGGCCACGACCTCTACTCGCACCAGGACGCGGCGCTCCGGGCGCTCGCCCGTGACGAGAACGTCTGCGTCGCAACGAGCACGGCCTCTGGGAAGACGCTCGTGTACGGCCTGGCGATCGCTCGTCGCTACCTCGACGCGGGCGGACCCGCGACGACGCTAGACGGGGTGGATCGCGGATCGACTGCACTCGTCGTCTACCCGACGAAGGCCCTCTCCCGAGATCAGGAGCGGGAACTGAACGACCTCTACGAGACGCTCGGCTTGGACGTCACCGTCCGCGTCTACGACGGCGACACCGAACGGGGCGAGACGCGTCGCGAGATTCGAGAGACGGCCGACGTCGTGATCACCAACTTCGCGGGAGTGAACACCTACCTCCACGACCACGATCGCTGGGCGGGTTTCTACGGGGCCTGTGATCTCGTCGTGATCGACGAGTCCCACACCTACACCGGCGTGCACGGTATGCACGTCGCCTGGACGCTCCGCCGATTGAAGCGCGTCCTCGGGTACTACGGGGCCGACCCGGGATACGTCCTGACGAGTGCGACGATCGGCAATCCGGACGCACACTCACGGGGGCTGATCGACGAACCCGTCACTGTCGTCGACGACGACGGGTCGCCACGTGGTCCCCGGGACCTCGTCCTCTGGAATCCGCCGCGCGCATCGTCCGAGGACGGGGACGCCGTACCGCAGACCCAGGCCGAGACGGGAACCGAAACCGACGACGATGCGGAACACGCCGATCGGCTCCCCGCGTCCGTCGACGCCCCGCGGTTGTTCAGCCACCTCACCTATCACGGCGCCCAGACGCTGCTGTTCACCCCATCGCGAAAGCTCGCCGAACTCTCGATCGAGCGTGCCGGCCGCGCCAGAGAGCGGTGGTCTGGGTACTACACCGATCCCGAGCGCGGCACCGACCTGCGGGCCTATCACGCCGGCCACGCACGGAATACGCGCCACGCCACGGAACAGGGGTTGAAGACGGGAACCATAGATGGCGTCGCGTCGACGAATGCCCTCGAACTTGGGCTCAACATCGGCGCGATGGACGCGACCGTCCAGCTCGGCTACCCCGGTCAGCGCCAGGCGTTCTGGCAGCAGATCGGCCGTGCCGGCCGCGGAACCGAGCGCGCGCTCTCGGTGCTCGCCGCCGACCACCGAACCCTGGACCAGTACGTCGTCTCGAACCCGACCTACCTCACCGAGTCCGACGTCGAGGATGCCGTCGTCGACACGGAGAACGACGCCGTCTTCGCTACGCACGTCCGCTGTGCGGCGGACGAACTCGCGCTCGACCAGACCGACGCGGACTCCTTCGCCGAACGCGAGCGGCTCGAATCCGCCATCGAACTCTGGCGACGGGCGGGCCAGCTTTCCGGCCGACTCGAAACCGGCGTCTCCTACACCGGTCCACCACGACCGCAATCGACGGTGTCGATGTACGCGACGGCCGGCGAGGAGTACGCGGTTCGCCTCGCCGACGGCGTCGATGCCCGACACGACCCCGAGATGGAGCCACTCGCCCGCGAACGGGTCTTCCGGGATTTCCACGAGGGCGCCGTCCGGTTCCACGAGGGCCGTCAGTACGAGGTCACGGACGTCGTCCACGAGGGGGCCCAACCGCACGTCGTCGTGCAACCCGTCGACGTGGACTACTACACGCGGACGAACCGCGAGGTGACCGTCCTCGACGCCGAAGCCGAGCGCTCTCGCGAGATCGGCGACTTCGTCCTCCACCACGGTACCGGGACCGTCCTCTCGTACTACGGCACGTACGACCAGGTTCGAATCGAAGGCGGAGGGAAGCGTCGGCAGAACGTACCCACGGGGTTGCCGGCACTCCCGATGGAGACCCAGCTCTGCTGGATCGAAGTCCCGAACGACGTCGAGGTACGGCTCGTCGATCGGTACGGGGACTTCGCGGTGCCCGAACTCGACGGCGAACTCGGCGAGAGCGTGCACGTCGGGTACGCCGGCGGACTGCACGCCGCCGAACACGCGACCATCGGCGTCGCACCGCTCGAACTCATGGTCGACAAACGCGACCTCGGCGGCCTCGCTACCCTCTCGCTCGACGCCCACCTCACGGCCGCGACACCCGATCCCGCCGGCGACGACGGCTCGTCCGATGCGTCGATCAGGACGCCGGACTCGATCGCCGCGGCCGAGGCACGGATCCGCTCGCGGGCGGACGACCTGGAGCGACCACCGGCCAGCGGCTGGTTCATCTACGACGGCGTCGAAGGTGGACTCGGCTTCTCCCGGGCCATCTACGAGGAGTTCGAGTCTATCGCCGAGCGCGCACGGGCGTTGATCGCCGGATGCGATTGCGGGCGGGTCGACGGCTGTCCGGCCTGCATCATGGACGACCAGTGCGGAAACGACAACCGACCGCTGCACGGCGAGGCGGCCATCGACGTCCTCGACGCCCTGCTCGGGCAGACATCGACGACGTCGGAGTCCACCGCCGACGAGGGGACTGTGAACGAGGACACCGCGGACGAGGTGACCCCCGAACGGGGACACCGACCGACCCTGTTCTACTCCTGAGTCGGGCGTCTGGGTCCGACGACAGGAGCGATTCGTCGCGAACGGACGACCGACGGCACCGACGTTTCAGCCATCGAAACGGTAACGCTTACCCGTCGGCCCCTCTCGCTATCGACTATATGCGAGAGATCGTGCTCCTCATCGGTGGCGGCGGTCGCGAACACGCCATCGCCCGCAGCCTCGCCGACAGCGAGGTCGACCTGTACGCGTGTGCGAGCAACCGGAATCCGGGTATCGCGGCGGTCGCGAACGGGTTCGAGACGCTCGATCCGACCGACACGGACGCCGTCGTCGAGTACGCAGCGTCCGTCGACGCGACGATCGCAGTCGTGGGCCCCGAAGCACCCCTCGCCGAGGGCGTCGCGGACGCCCTCGAACGCGCGGGCGTCTACGCGTTCGGCCCGAGACAGGCCGACGCCCGGATAGAGACGGACAAGTCCTTCCAGCGAGAGTTCATGGCCGAAAACGAGATTCCGGGCTGTCCGGACTTCGAGACGTTCACCGATACCGAGGCGGCGTGCGCGTTCGTCGACGAGTACGACGGCGACCTCGCGATCAAGCCCGCCGGTCTGACGGGTGGCAAGGGCGTGAAGGTCATCGGCGACCAGGTCACCCCGGAGGAAGGAACGGCGTACATTCGCGACTCCGACTACGACGAACTCGTCCTCGAAGAGCGCCTCGTCGGCGAGGAGTTCACCGTACAGGCGTTCGTCGCGAACGGATCGGTCCGGACGACACCCGCTGTGCAGGATCACAAACGCGCCTACGAGGGCGACGAAGGGCCAAACACAGGCGGTATGGGGAGTTACTCGGCGGCCGGACGAACCCTCCCGTTCATGGACGACGATGACTACGACCGTGCCGTCGAGATCATCGAGGCGACCGTCGACGCGCTAGACGACTACAAGGGTATCCTCTACGGTCAGTTCATGCTCACCGCCGACGGGCCGAAGGTGATCGAGTTCAACGCTCGGTTCGGCGACCCGGAGGCGATGAACACGCTGCCGGTCCTCGAAACTGATTTCCTGGACGTCGTTACGGCCGCTCGTAACGGCGAGGCGCTTCCGGCACTCACCTTCTCCGAACAGGCCACGGTCTGTAAGTACGCCGTCCCCGAGGGGTATCCAACCGATCCACAGGCGGGTGCCCTGGTCGAGATAACTGAAGAGAACGCTGGCGACGCCCAGCTCTACTACGCCAGCGTCGACGAGCGCGACGACGGCATCTACACGACGACGTCGCGATCGTTCGCCGTCGTCGGACTGGCCGAGTCGATCGCCGAGGCCGAATCGATCGCCGAGGACGCGCTGGCCGTTGCCGGCGAGGAGGGCCTGCACATCCGTCACGACATCGGGACGCAGGAACTCGTTCAGCGACGAATCGACCATATGGCCGAACTACGCGGCGAGTGAATCGACGGGCGAACGATCGGGGTATCCACCGAGCACACGGTTCGGTCACCGTCGAACACGTTCTTGTACCCGCGAATCGAAGACGGTGACAGTGACGGCAGACGACCCTTCCCGCCACGATCGGATCGACCGACATCCGACGCCCGGGCCAGGAAACTCCCTGTCTGGGTGGCCGGGCGAGCGCAATCCAATCCGCGTCGCGGTCAACTACGTCATCGTCTGGCTCGTGCGTCTCTCGCCGAGCCTGCGGCTCAAACGCTGGCTCCTTCGCCGTCTCGGCGTCGACGTCGGAGAACGCGTCTCGTGGGGACTCGAAGCCACGCCGGA comes from the Halovivax cerinus genome and includes:
- a CDS encoding dihydrofolate reductase, translated to MTNSDTPPRDGDGAPTIETELELVAIVAVAENGVIGVDGGMPWHIPEDMAHFKRETTGHPVIMGRVTYESIVAGLGEPLPDRTSIVLTSRDLETPEDVVVVDGIEAAVRAAERADRDRHDRSGRAYVAGGASVYEQFLPAVDRLVVTEVDRSPDGDAFFPEIDPAVWREIARDERDAVTFLEYERTRSGS
- the thyA gene encoding thymidylate synthase; this encodes MQQYLDLVDDVLSDGTYKPNRTGVDTISRFSRHYEVDLQEGYPLLTTKQMDGYRWNSMIHEVCWYLSGEEHIRTLREETKIWDAWADDEGRLDTAYGRFWRRFPVPDESSQLAGESWPDEAHRWVTEEADGRRTFDQLQYVIDTLSDSPNSRRLVVNAWHPANAAVSTLPPCHYTFVFNVQGDRLNCHLTQRSGDVALGVPFNVAAYSLLTKVIAKQTGFEPGTFGHTIVDAHVYCGAGERGEWYADTLDALQDRLADVGEREEYRDVREWVEANAPPEAEGDENMDHVPGLLEQCAREPLSRPTLSVGDVSIDDITAADVELRDYESHDGLTFGVAE
- a CDS encoding ribonuclease H-like domain-containing protein — translated: MTGDVGARVLALPTEMAATRESAALTDVRSHADPDLVLLPGPGRRPQAAARARQYFDVPIVHPPLGDAGGTVSEHEVGSTRLIAVQRATALSTAAATVERLESNATDGPAIFVCDDIGVTVDRTTLGASLDHADALVDCVPGDRRLGTVLTGRLPATYDRCWVLDRDGGVRAVREPAELGSDEHSTPDASAVWLRIRGVGSIDDYGDSGTVVTMDLAPGTSSERDGASDDGDPGDPWPIRSVEPIGADTFGIRAVAGVGAKTAGALDERGIRSKADLLETPVSELAVLSGIGETAAHRMHQHARVLETGEPCRVTAEPLPGESDADPPLCLDIETDGLSPTIIWQIGVYDPATDDHHAFVERTDPSEPGTVIESVVEWLVGTHPDRTLLTWNGWQFDYKHLGSFVERYVPAYCEAWDSIAKRDLYGWAVTDGNAVLPGRTNKLEDVADALGYAGSGTGLDGATTAAAYSQFVRTGEPLDWDRHERYCENDCRALWTVYEALADTPISGASAAATPSGQTGLGDF
- a CDS encoding potassium channel family protein codes for the protein MDPFEGEISAGSIEYEPVSVKDVLVEMKDTAELLIDLSFSAILHQHHDLAREVLRLEERMDLLELRARMSLLMAARNPDDAERLAPVLGIVAATDQISDAAGDIAKILLEDAGLPEAMRTTLPEAIESLERAEVTADSAYAGRTLVDIDLESETGVRVIALRRGAEWLFDPGPETTVEAGDVAFLRGTETDLGPVVETLTGEPYELAEPESPEIADLERAIDTIVHMKNVSELAVDLAYSSVLFDSRPLAEEVRNLEIEVDALQSRFTAWALKAAGEAEDPVRIRGLMILASATEEISDAAIGISEGVLRELDVHPVVHLAVQESDEIITRIVVEPGSELVDADVIDGRLDADAGMSAIAIRRPEDGWLLIADADARLRAHDVLIAKGTRNAEESVQPLSES
- a CDS encoding thioredoxin domain-containing protein; its protein translation is MTDPLDRNRLGDEASPYLRQHADNPVNWQPWDERALGAARERDRPIFLSVGYSACHWCHVMEAESFADETVAEVLNEGFVPIKVDREERPDVDTVYMTVSQAVTGRGGWPLSVWLTPDGRPFYVGTYFPREAQRGTPGFLDLCRRIRSAWSENRDELESRADEWASMAADRLDATTSGSEPATDTAESTLELDTEVGPNEPDAIELVGEAALRATDDDHGGFGRGGPKFPQPRRVEALLRLYADHDRPAALDAATRTLDAMCAGGLYDHVGGGFHRYCVDADWTVPHFEKMLYDNATITRVLLAGYQLTGEKRYARTVRETVDFVERELRHPAGGFYSTLDAQSEDESGERVEGAFYVWTPDEIASVVARTGLSETDADLFSDRYGVTDSGNFEGRTVLNVDASVDELAANYGLAKSTVVDRLESVREAVFDARASRPRPARDEKVLAGWNGLAIDALANASVVLGADGVDADGVSVDGDADRYSGPESDRYAGLAVDALSFVRDRLWDPGAGRLHRRFRDGDVAIDGYLDDYAYLARGALSCYEATGAVDHLAFALDLARCIRREFWDEAAGTLYFTPESGETLLARPQELRDQSTPSPTGVAVEVFAMVDPFTDEPFGELARRVVSTHAEAIDESPLAFVSMALARDLLARGPLEITTVADSRSPEWATSLAETYIPRRLLAPRPPDATLEEWLATLEVDAVPPIWADRTRRDGEPTVYVCRNRSCSPPQHDMEAALSWHEAADAPF
- a CDS encoding magnesium transporter; its protein translation is MSVRSEAWTIYRQAVPILLVSLLGGLFAGLVLEDMVPRVADFPGLLVMIPVFLATRGNVYGALGGRISSGLHQGVIEPRFARDDRLVNAVVASLVNAIGISIVIAVLTWVVLRGLGRDVAALYELVAIMLISGVLTAVVLVAGLLGVIFVGFERGYDPDNLVGPVVTTIGDIFGMLFLLFAVVAVEVLVP
- a CDS encoding magnesium transporter → MFPLLVVLSAIVLWAGLTLEDAEALLAEYGLLAVMVPTIIGTGGNLGAILSSRLTTRFHLGMTDLDVRDPDLWANVIAIVALALTVFTLLGVGAFLVGLVIGSSLSLSALLAISIGSGLAIALLVVVFSFAATYGSYRLGVDPDDTTIPIITSLIDVFGVVIFIAVSSLVVGL